Proteins encoded together in one Acidobacteriota bacterium window:
- a CDS encoding diguanylate cyclase → MSEILMEAGHQVIEAADGDSARAILDAEDPPQLVILDWVMPGLDGPALCRLLRSDPDRAYVYVIMLTAKGGISDLETAMASGADDYLVKPVDPRELRARVGRATDMLARLDELRATREALRAQSIRDPLTGLLNRGEIVKSLERELSFAKRQGIAVSALVLDIDHFKKVNDSYGHLSGDKVLCDVAELLRGATRTYDILGRYGGEEFLVVLPGCGVDTVVVAAERYRTQIEEHTLELRNEIVSVTVSIGVASSDPTAHVSASELFEAADEALYAAKRNGRNRVEVAQSVFATSIDNKGREL, encoded by the coding sequence GTGAGCGAAATCCTGATGGAGGCCGGGCACCAGGTCATCGAGGCCGCCGACGGCGACTCGGCCCGCGCGATCCTCGACGCGGAAGACCCACCCCAACTCGTCATCCTCGATTGGGTGATGCCTGGTCTCGACGGACCCGCACTCTGCCGCCTACTGCGATCCGATCCGGATCGCGCGTACGTCTACGTCATCATGCTGACCGCGAAGGGCGGCATAAGCGACCTCGAGACTGCCATGGCTTCAGGGGCAGACGACTACCTGGTCAAACCGGTCGATCCGCGGGAACTTCGTGCCCGTGTCGGGCGAGCGACCGACATGCTCGCACGACTTGACGAGCTTCGCGCGACCCGAGAGGCACTTCGAGCTCAGAGCATACGGGACCCGTTAACCGGTTTGTTGAATCGAGGGGAGATCGTCAAGTCGTTGGAGCGAGAGTTATCGTTTGCGAAACGGCAGGGCATCGCGGTGAGCGCTCTCGTCCTTGACATCGATCACTTCAAGAAGGTCAACGACTCATACGGCCACCTCAGCGGAGACAAAGTCCTTTGCGACGTCGCTGAACTGCTTCGGGGTGCGACGCGCACGTACGATATACTCGGTCGCTATGGTGGCGAAGAGTTTCTCGTCGTCTTGCCGGGATGCGGCGTTGACACAGTCGTCGTGGCGGCGGAACGCTATCGCACACAGATTGAAGAGCACACGTTGGAACTACGCAACGAGATCGTCTCTGTCACCGTCAGCATCGGAGTCGCTTCCAGCGATCCCACAGCCCACGTGTCGGCGAGCGAGCTCTTCGAGGCAGCGGACGAGGCTCTTTACGCGGCGAAGCGAAATGGACGGAATCGCGTGGAAGTGGCGCAGTCTGTCTTCGCGACGAGCATCGACAACAAAGGACGTGAATTGTGA